Proteins from a single region of Verrucosispora sp. NA02020:
- a CDS encoding GNAT family N-acetyltransferase: protein MAITITSFGPDDESAIEQAYRIGADYTATDLPDYPPFSRQRFTSLFHQPMPGTETLALLAHVDGTPAGYLLLDLPQLDNTENASGELVVHPDHRSRGVGRALFERGLRVLRERGRKRVSALSRAHLRDDPDHPAPAARFAATVGAVDALADVRRRLHVAELDQAALDALLADARSRATGYEVLFWRGGTPDDLIADVAYLDGRLLADAPMGDLAWEPEQVDAERVRGTERALEARGKRRYHAGVRHQESGRLVAWTLLDMSPTADWHAFQQITIVDPEHRGRRLGLLTKIENLRHLLAHEPAIQVIDTFNADSNDHMITINEQLGFRVMDRWSNWQLDV from the coding sequence ATGGCCATCACCATCACCTCCTTCGGTCCCGACGACGAGTCGGCCATCGAACAGGCGTACCGGATCGGTGCCGACTACACCGCGACCGACCTGCCGGACTACCCCCCGTTCAGTCGGCAGCGGTTCACCTCGCTGTTCCACCAGCCGATGCCGGGCACCGAGACCCTCGCCCTGCTGGCCCACGTCGACGGCACCCCGGCCGGCTACCTGCTGCTCGACCTGCCGCAACTCGACAACACCGAGAACGCCTCCGGCGAGTTGGTCGTGCACCCGGACCATCGCAGCCGGGGGGTCGGTCGGGCGCTGTTCGAGCGCGGCCTGCGCGTACTGCGCGAGCGCGGGCGGAAACGGGTCAGTGCGTTGAGCCGGGCGCACCTGCGCGACGATCCCGACCACCCCGCCCCGGCCGCCCGGTTCGCCGCCACCGTCGGCGCGGTCGACGCCCTGGCCGACGTACGACGGCGACTGCACGTCGCCGAACTGGACCAGGCCGCCCTGGACGCGCTGCTGGCCGACGCACGATCCCGGGCCACCGGCTACGAGGTGCTGTTCTGGCGCGGGGGTACGCCGGACGATCTGATCGCCGACGTCGCGTACCTGGACGGGCGGCTGCTGGCCGACGCGCCCATGGGTGACCTGGCATGGGAGCCCGAGCAGGTCGACGCGGAGCGGGTACGCGGCACCGAGCGGGCGCTCGAAGCGCGCGGCAAGCGGCGCTACCACGCGGGCGTACGGCATCAGGAGTCCGGTCGGCTGGTCGCCTGGACCCTGCTCGACATGTCACCGACCGCCGACTGGCACGCCTTCCAACAGATCACCATCGTCGACCCGGAGCACCGGGGCCGCCGCCTCGGCCTGCTCACGAAGATCGAGAACCTTCGTCACCTGCTCGCCCACGAACCCGCGATCCAGGTGATCGACACCTTCAACGCTGACAGCAACGATCACATGATCACGATCAACGAGCAGCTCGGTTTCCGGGTGATGGATCGCTGGAGCAACTGGCAACTCGACGTCTGA
- the paaN gene encoding phenylacetic acid degradation protein PaaN codes for MTETPHPLYDRHAETLDRALTAITERGYWSAYPESPSPRVYGETAAADGKAAFEAYLGGGFPLDQPGDGDQVATETSPFGVPLDVRYPHATAEQLVAAASTALPAWRDAGPQARVGVCLEILDRLHKNVFELANAVQFTSGQAFVMAFQAGGAHALDRALEAVAYAYAEMTRHPGTAAWEKAAGKGDPLRMTKTFHVVPRGVALVIGCNTFPTWNSYPGLFASLVTGNPVVVKPHPRAVLPLAVTVRYARQVLAEAGFDPNLVLLAPEAPGEKLASTLALHPAVKIVDFTGSTEYGDWLEANARQAAVYTEKAGLNTVVVDSTDDFAGMCRNLGFTLTLYSGQMCTTSQNILIPRDGIDTDQGHKSFDEVAAGIAAAVGKLTADPARGVELTGAIVNDGVLDRLDEVTKVGTPVLESRTVTHPSFPDAVVRTPTVVKLDAGDTATYSREWFGPISFAIATDSTTHSLDILRATVGEKGALTAAVYSTDEAVLDAAENAAIEVGVHLSGNLTGGVFVNQSAAFSDFHGSGANAAANSALTDGAYVANRFRIVQSRRHA; via the coding sequence ATGACGGAGACCCCGCACCCCCTGTACGACAGGCACGCCGAGACCCTCGACCGCGCGCTGACCGCGATCACGGAGCGCGGGTACTGGTCCGCCTACCCGGAATCACCCAGCCCCCGGGTGTACGGCGAGACCGCAGCCGCCGACGGCAAGGCCGCATTCGAGGCGTACCTGGGTGGAGGCTTCCCGCTCGACCAGCCGGGCGACGGCGACCAGGTCGCCACCGAGACCAGCCCCTTCGGCGTCCCGCTGGACGTCCGCTACCCGCACGCCACCGCCGAACAGCTCGTCGCCGCCGCGTCCACGGCGCTGCCCGCGTGGCGGGACGCCGGTCCGCAGGCGCGGGTCGGGGTCTGCCTGGAGATCCTCGACCGGCTGCACAAGAACGTCTTCGAACTGGCCAACGCGGTGCAGTTCACCAGCGGGCAGGCATTCGTGATGGCCTTCCAGGCCGGCGGCGCGCACGCGCTCGACCGGGCGCTGGAGGCCGTCGCCTACGCGTACGCGGAGATGACCCGCCACCCGGGGACCGCCGCCTGGGAGAAGGCCGCCGGTAAGGGCGACCCGCTGCGGATGACCAAGACGTTCCATGTGGTGCCGCGAGGAGTCGCCCTGGTCATCGGCTGCAACACGTTCCCGACCTGGAACTCCTACCCGGGCTTGTTCGCGTCGCTGGTCACCGGCAACCCGGTGGTCGTCAAGCCGCACCCGCGCGCCGTACTCCCGCTGGCCGTGACGGTGCGCTACGCCCGGCAGGTGCTCGCCGAGGCCGGTTTCGACCCGAACCTGGTCCTGCTCGCCCCGGAGGCGCCCGGCGAGAAGCTGGCCTCGACCCTGGCCCTGCACCCGGCCGTCAAGATCGTGGACTTCACCGGTTCCACCGAGTACGGCGACTGGCTGGAGGCCAACGCCCGCCAGGCGGCGGTCTACACCGAGAAGGCCGGACTCAACACGGTGGTGGTCGACTCCACCGACGACTTCGCCGGCATGTGCCGCAACCTCGGGTTCACCCTGACGCTCTACAGCGGCCAGATGTGCACCACCTCGCAGAACATCCTCATTCCCCGCGACGGCATCGACACCGACCAGGGACACAAGAGCTTCGACGAGGTGGCCGCCGGGATCGCCGCCGCCGTCGGCAAGCTCACCGCCGACCCGGCGCGTGGGGTCGAGCTGACCGGCGCCATCGTCAACGACGGCGTCCTGGACCGCCTCGACGAGGTCACCAAGGTCGGTACGCCGGTGCTGGAGTCGCGTACCGTCACGCACCCGTCGTTCCCGGACGCGGTGGTCCGTACGCCCACCGTCGTCAAGCTGGACGCCGGCGACACCGCGACCTACTCGCGGGAGTGGTTCGGACCCATCTCCTTCGCCATCGCCACCGACTCCACCACGCACAGCCTGGACATCCTCCGGGCGACCGTGGGGGAGAAGGGCGCGCTCACGGCAGCCGTCTACTCCACCGACGAGGCGGTGCTGGACGCCGCCGAGAACGCCGCGATCGAGGTCGGAGTGCACCTGTCCGGCAACCTCACCGGAGGCGTCTTCGTGAACCAGTCGGCGGCGTTCTCCGACTTCCACGGCAGCGGGGCGAACGCGGCGGCCAACTCGGCCCTCACCGACGGGGCGTACGTCGCCAACCGTTTCCGCATCGTGCAGAGTCGGCGGCACGCCTAG
- a CDS encoding cold-shock protein yields the protein MAQGTVKWFNAEKGYGFIAVDGGQDVFVHFSAIEMDGYKALDDGQRVEFEIGQGQKGPQAERVRAI from the coding sequence GTGGCACAGGGCACCGTGAAGTGGTTCAACGCCGAGAAGGGTTACGGCTTCATCGCCGTCGACGGCGGGCAGGACGTCTTCGTTCACTTCTCCGCGATCGAGATGGACGGCTACAAGGCGCTGGACGACGGCCAGCGGGTGGAGTTCGAGATCGGCCAGGGCCAGAAGGGCCCGCAGGCCGAGCGGGTACGCGCCATCTGA
- a CDS encoding GNAT family N-acetyltransferase yields MTSAIDETSTLRADVRRVEPADAARMRALRLEMLADAPLAFLETIAEAAARPHAEYAARVAQVSAGTHTAQFVADPGGRLVGHAGGVAHPTELAVTVVYAVYVTPTWRGTGLLASLIDAVGAWSRECGRQELMLEVVVGNDRAYRAYQRIGFADTGVRVPHPTVPALRELQMRRRA; encoded by the coding sequence ATGACCAGCGCCATCGACGAGACCAGCACCCTGCGGGCGGACGTCCGTCGGGTCGAGCCGGCGGACGCCGCCCGGATGCGGGCCCTCCGTCTGGAGATGCTCGCCGACGCCCCGCTGGCCTTCCTGGAGACGATCGCGGAGGCCGCCGCCCGCCCGCACGCCGAGTACGCTGCCCGCGTCGCCCAGGTCTCGGCCGGCACCCACACCGCCCAGTTCGTGGCGGACCCCGGTGGCCGACTGGTCGGGCACGCAGGTGGCGTCGCCCATCCCACGGAACTCGCGGTCACCGTGGTCTACGCGGTCTACGTCACCCCGACGTGGCGCGGCACGGGCCTGCTCGCATCCCTGATCGACGCGGTCGGCGCCTGGTCACGGGAGTGCGGGCGGCAGGAGCTGATGCTCGAAGTCGTGGTGGGCAACGACCGTGCCTACCGCGCCTACCAGCGGATCGGCTTCGCCGACACCGGCGTACGGGTGCCGCACCCGACCGTCCCCGCCCTCCGCGAACTCCAGATGCGCCGCCGGGCGTAG